Proteins encoded by one window of Castor canadensis chromosome 2, mCasCan1.hap1v2, whole genome shotgun sequence:
- the Lrrc4 gene encoding leucine-rich repeat-containing protein 4: MKLLWQVTVHHTWNAVLLPVVYLTAQVWILCAAIAAAASAGPQNCPSVCSCSNQFSKVVCTRRGLSEVPQGIPSNTRYLNLMENNIQMIQADTFRHLHHLEVLQLGRNSIRQIEVGAFNGLASLNTLELFDNWLTVIPSGAFEYLSKLRELWLRNNPIESIPSYAFNRVPSLMRLDLGELKKLEYISEGAFEGLFNLKYLNLGMCNIKDMPNLTPLVGLEELEMSGNHFPEIRPGSFHGLSSLKKLWVMNSQVSLIERNAFDGLASLVELNLAHNNLSSLPHDLFTPLRYLVELHLHHNPWNCDCDILWLAWWLREYIPTNSTCCGRCHAPMHMRGRYLVEVDQASFQCSAPFIMDAPRDLNISEGRMAELKCRTPPMSSVKWLLPNGTVLSHASRHPRISVLNDGTLNFSHVLLSDTGIYTCMVTNVAGNSNASAYLNVSRAELNTSNYSFFTTVTVETTEISPEDTTRKYKPVPTTSTGYQPAYTTSTTVLIQTTRVPKQVAVPATDTTDKMQTSLDEVMKTTKIIIGCFVAVTLLAAAMLIVFYKLRKRHQQRSTVTAARTVEIIQVDEDIPAAASAAATAAPSGVSGEGAVVLPTIHDHINYNTYKPAHGAHWTENSLGNSLHPTVTTISEPYIIQTHTKDKVQETQI; the protein is encoded by the coding sequence ATGAAGCTCTTGTGGCAGGTAACTGTGCACCACACCTGGAATGCCGTCCTGCTCCCCGTTGTCTACCTCACCGCGCAAGTGTGGATTCTGTGTGCAGCCATAGCTGCTGCCGCCTCCGCTGGGCCCCAGAACTGCCCCTCCGTCTGTTCATGCAGTAACCAGTTCAGCAAGGTGGTGTGCACTCGCCGGGGCCTTTCTGAGGTCCCGCAGGGCATTCCCTCCAACACCCGGTACCTCAACCTCATGGAAAACAACATCCAGATGATCCAGGCTGACACCTTCAGACACCTGCATCACCTGGAGGTCCTGCAGCTGGGCAGGAACTCCATCAGGCAGATCGAGGTGGGGGCCTTCAACGGACTGGCCAGCCTCAACACCCTGGAACTGTTTGACAACTGGCTGACCGTCATCCCCAGTGGGGCCTTTGAGTACCTGTCCAAGCTGCGGGAGCTCTGGCTTCGCAACAACCCTATAGAGAGCATCCCCTCTTATGCCTTCAACCGAGTGCCCTCCCTCATGCGCCTGGACTTGGGGGAGCTCAAGAAGCTGGAGTATATCTCGGAGGGGGCTTTTGAGGGTCTGTTCAACCTCAAGTACCTGAACTTGGGCATGTGCAACATTAAAGATATGCCCAATCTCACCCCCCTGGTGGGACTGGAGGAGCTGGAGATGTCAGGGAACCACTTCCCTGAGATCAGGCCTGGTTCCTTCCATGGCCTAAGCTCCCTCAAGAAGCTGTGGGTCATGAACTCACAGGTCAGCTTGATTGAGCGGAATGCTTTTGATGGGCTGGCCTCCCTTGTGGAACTCAACCTGGCCCACAATAACCTCTCATCTTTGCCCCATGACCTCTTTACCCCACTGAGGTACCTGGTGGAGTTGCACCTACACCACAATCCTTGGAACTGTGATTGTGACATTCTGTGGCTTGCCTGGTGGCTTCGGGAGTATATACCCACTAATTCTACTTGCTGTGGGCGCTGTCATGCTCCCATGCACATGCGAGGCCGCTACTTGGTGGAGGTGGACCAGGCTTCCTTCCAGTGCTCTGCCCCCTTCATCATGGATGCACCTCGGGATCTCAATATCTCTGAGGGTCGGATGGCAGAACTTAAGTGTAGGACTCCACCTATGTCCTCTGTGAAGTGGTTGCTGCCCAATGGGACAGTGCTCAGCCACGCCTCCCGCCACCCACGGATCTCCGTCCTCAATGATGGCACCTTGAACTTTTCCCATGTGCTGCTCTCAGACACTggaatatacacatgtatggtgACCAATGTGGCAGGCAACTCTAATGCCTCGGCCTACCTCAATGTGAGCAGGGCCGAGCTCAACACCTCCAACTACAGCTTTTTCACCACGGTAACAGTGGAGACCACGGAGATTTCACCTGAGGACACAACGCGAAAGTACAAGCCTGTTCCTACCACGTCCACTGGTTACCAGCCGGCATATACCACCTCTACCACGGTGCTCATTCAGACCACCCGTGTGCCCAAGCAGGTGGCAGTACCTGCAACAGACACCACTGACAAGATGCAGACCAGCCTGGATGAAGTCATGAAGACCACCAAGATAATCATCGGCTGCTTCGTGGCAGTGACTCTGCTAGCTGCCGCCATGTTGATTGTCTTCTATAAACTTCGAAAGCGGCACCAGCAGCGGAGTACAGTCACAGCCGCCCGGACAGTTGAGATTATCCAGGTGGATGAGGACATCCCTGCGGCAGCTTctgcagcagcaacagcagctcCATCCGGTGTATCAGGTGAGGGGGCAGTAGTGCTGCCCACAATACACGACCACATTAACTACAACACCTACAAACCAGCACATGGGGCCCACTGGACAGAAAACAGCCTGGGGAACTCTTTGCACCCCACAGTCACCACTATCTCTGAACCTTATATAATTCAGACCCATACCAAGGACAAGGTACAGGAAACTCAAATATga